In one window of Brassica rapa cultivar Chiifu-401-42 chromosome A07, CAAS_Brap_v3.01, whole genome shotgun sequence DNA:
- the LOC103831860 gene encoding cleavage stimulating factor 64 isoform X1, with protein sequence MLKNRRGTLSRLRLPTTTMAGKQIGGDGVLPANLAGMTKSQLYGIMSQMKALIDQNHEQAREILIQNPLLTKALFQAQIMLGMVQPPQVVPKVELPQQSHQSITPKPTVQAHTSSLQTGVGLQEPAATVQPQAPIRKHTLPMPPPPQQPRFSHPQRLNPAGTSLSHPQSSQVQTAPPSVPHHPTSQPQSFHHLDTPASSTQLQQQQPMHSVGGPQQQPRPYHHQFGPSQAGPNAGFQHHGAPPQHHSQPMFHSGNRLPASGGPQFPQGQPHLVSQPPYQGVGQFRGDYNNNQLGGPTAADRGPSWMAGQSESSNITHLPGLGPVPPPSQVGPGGGPPPRPAPISAEMEKALLQQVMSLTPEQINLLPPEQRNQVLQLQQVLRQ encoded by the exons ATGTTAAAAAACAGACGGGGAACACTATCACGGTTGCGATTACCGACGACGACAATGGCGGGCAAGCAAATCGGCGGAGACGGCGTCTTACCAGCGAATCTCGCCGGAATGACGAAAAGTCAGCTCTACGGTATCATGTCCCAAATGAAG GCGCTGATTGATCAAAACCATGAACAAGCGAGAGAGATTCTGATTCAGAACCCTCTTTTAACCAAGGCTCTTTTTCAG GCACAAATCATGCTGGGAATGGTTCAGCCTCCTCAAGTG GTTCCCAAAGTTGAGCTTCCTCAACAGTCTCATCAATCTATCACTCCAAAGCCAACCGTTCAAGCTCATACCTCTTCTCTTCAAACCGGTGTCGGTTTACAAGAGCCAGCTGCTACGGTGCAGCCACAAGCCCCGATTAGAAAACACACACTGCCTATGCCTCCTCCACCGCAGCAGCCTCGTTTCTCGCATCCCCAGCGTCTGAATCCTGCTGGCACTTCTTTATCTCATCCACAGTCTTCTCAAGTTCAAACCGCGCCTCCCTCGGTTCCTCATCATCCAACATCCCAACCACAGTCTTTTCATCATCTTGATACACCAGCCTCCTCCACTCAGTTGCAACAACAGCAACCAATGCACTCGGTTGGGGGTCCTCAACAACAGCCTAGACCATATCATCATCAGTTTGGGCCGTCCCAGGCAGGTCCCAACGCTGGGTTTCAGCACCATGGCGCACCTCCTCAGCATCATTCTCAACCCATGTTTCAT TCTGGCAATAGACTCCCAGCTTCTGGTGGACCTCAATTCCCTCAGGGACAGCCACATCTCGTTAGCCAGCCACCATATCAG ggtgtaggtcAGTTTCGTGGAGACTACAATAATAACCAATTAGGAGGGCCGACGGCTGCAGACAGAGGTCCTTCTTGGATGGCTGGCCAATCAGAGAGCTCAAACATTACTCATCTCCCAGGCTTAGGACCGGTGCCTCCACCAAGCCAAGTTGGACCTGGAGGTGGTCCACCACCTCGCCCTGCACCG aTATCGGCGGAGATGGAGAAGGCATTGCTTCAACAGGTGATGAGCCTGACCCCAGAGCAGATCAATTTACTGCCACCAGAACAGAGAAACCAAGTCCTTCAGCTCCAACAGGTTCTCCGACAGTGA
- the LOC103831860 gene encoding basic salivary proline-rich protein 2 isoform X2, protein MLKNRRGTLSRLRLPTTTMAGKQIGGDGVLPANLAGMTKSQLYGIMSQMKALIDQNHEQAREILIQNPLLTKALFQIMLGMVQPPQVVPKVELPQQSHQSITPKPTVQAHTSSLQTGVGLQEPAATVQPQAPIRKHTLPMPPPPQQPRFSHPQRLNPAGTSLSHPQSSQVQTAPPSVPHHPTSQPQSFHHLDTPASSTQLQQQQPMHSVGGPQQQPRPYHHQFGPSQAGPNAGFQHHGAPPQHHSQPMFHSGNRLPASGGPQFPQGQPHLVSQPPYQGVGQFRGDYNNNQLGGPTAADRGPSWMAGQSESSNITHLPGLGPVPPPSQVGPGGGPPPRPAPISAEMEKALLQQVMSLTPEQINLLPPEQRNQVLQLQQVLRQ, encoded by the exons ATGTTAAAAAACAGACGGGGAACACTATCACGGTTGCGATTACCGACGACGACAATGGCGGGCAAGCAAATCGGCGGAGACGGCGTCTTACCAGCGAATCTCGCCGGAATGACGAAAAGTCAGCTCTACGGTATCATGTCCCAAATGAAG GCGCTGATTGATCAAAACCATGAACAAGCGAGAGAGATTCTGATTCAGAACCCTCTTTTAACCAAGGCTCTTTTTCAG ATCATGCTGGGAATGGTTCAGCCTCCTCAAGTG GTTCCCAAAGTTGAGCTTCCTCAACAGTCTCATCAATCTATCACTCCAAAGCCAACCGTTCAAGCTCATACCTCTTCTCTTCAAACCGGTGTCGGTTTACAAGAGCCAGCTGCTACGGTGCAGCCACAAGCCCCGATTAGAAAACACACACTGCCTATGCCTCCTCCACCGCAGCAGCCTCGTTTCTCGCATCCCCAGCGTCTGAATCCTGCTGGCACTTCTTTATCTCATCCACAGTCTTCTCAAGTTCAAACCGCGCCTCCCTCGGTTCCTCATCATCCAACATCCCAACCACAGTCTTTTCATCATCTTGATACACCAGCCTCCTCCACTCAGTTGCAACAACAGCAACCAATGCACTCGGTTGGGGGTCCTCAACAACAGCCTAGACCATATCATCATCAGTTTGGGCCGTCCCAGGCAGGTCCCAACGCTGGGTTTCAGCACCATGGCGCACCTCCTCAGCATCATTCTCAACCCATGTTTCAT TCTGGCAATAGACTCCCAGCTTCTGGTGGACCTCAATTCCCTCAGGGACAGCCACATCTCGTTAGCCAGCCACCATATCAG ggtgtaggtcAGTTTCGTGGAGACTACAATAATAACCAATTAGGAGGGCCGACGGCTGCAGACAGAGGTCCTTCTTGGATGGCTGGCCAATCAGAGAGCTCAAACATTACTCATCTCCCAGGCTTAGGACCGGTGCCTCCACCAAGCCAAGTTGGACCTGGAGGTGGTCCACCACCTCGCCCTGCACCG aTATCGGCGGAGATGGAGAAGGCATTGCTTCAACAGGTGATGAGCCTGACCCCAGAGCAGATCAATTTACTGCCACCAGAACAGAGAAACCAAGTCCTTCAGCTCCAACAGGTTCTCCGACAGTGA
- the LOC103831862 gene encoding uncharacterized protein LOC103831862: MQCYTNEEALASLFINVSTSSFLLLLLLYSAVLLLLKFFHFIGGYPLLQRSEDEYDSAAWLSDEEEEEEEEEGEEFKMSCNTSYHVVTRDQKQNHLIADIEDDGESLVFYNNNYKSVTNNRHKEEYMNVHQTHEQEDEDDQDSNVSSADEHFSSANVSPYRSESSVEEEDNGVEDLHDVRYDHDNDEEEIEGVSQYDVVEDLVRKRPDRSIRGPSPLQSGLVFNDKSYNGGYVSNGGIKNDVVEIHPSMGFATREIKTEEVLEEEEEEERGKIFGESCTNGSTSKSSSEWRNSLKTDDPFSSSSRRSCPKWESYTVFQKYDEEMTFLTRISAQKLQESETLKSIMVEPRSISERIVHKLSSNVHKRKQQNTSSNAPRPNPYVELESAYVAQICITWEALSWNYKSFERKRSSTQRISFNDIGCPAAIADQFRTFHILLQRYVENEPYENGRRPEIYARMRTLAPKLLLVPEYHDYEEEEEKEEEEEGFKSRITSAAFLMIMEECIRTFMNFLKADKEKPCQKIIKAFFGRTKRGSVDPTLVHLMKKVNTKKKTKLKEIRKGGKYMKKKKMSIEEEMEILMGLIDLKVVSRVLRMNEMNEEKLHWCEEKMSKVKIIQDGKAFQRDSTPLFFPPH; the protein is encoded by the exons ATGCAATGTTATACAAATGAAGAAGCACTAGCAAGCCTCTTCATCAATGTCTCAACCTCCTcctttctcctcctcctccttttaTACTCCGCCGTCTTGCTCCTCCTCAAGTTCTTCCACTTCATCGGTGGCTACCCTCTCCTCCAAAG GAGTGAAGATGAATATGATTCGGCGGCGTGGCTTtccgatgaagaagaagaagaggaggaggaagaaggggAAGAGTTCAAGATGTCTTGTAATACAAGTTACCACGTGGTAACTAGAGATCAAAAACAGAATCATTTGATAGCTGATATAGAAGATGATGGAGAGTCTTTAGTGTTTTACAATAATAACTACAAAAGTGTTACAAACAATCGGCACAAGGAGGAGTATATGAATGTTCATCAAACTCATGAACAAGAAGACGAAGATGATCAAGATTCCAACGTTTCTTCCGCAGATGAACACTTCTCCTCTGCTAATGTTTCTCCTTATCGCAGTGAATCATCAGTAGAAGAGGAAGACAACGGGGTTGAAGATCTTCATGACGTTCGTTATGATCATGAtaatgatgaagaagagataGAAGGAGTGTCACAATACGACGTCGTTGAAGATTTGGTTCGTAAGCGACCAGATAGAAGTATTCGTGGTCCCTCTCCTCTCCAAAGTGGTTTGGTGTTCAATGACAAAAGCTACAATG GAGGGTATGTCTCTAATGGAGGAATCAAGAATGATGTCGTGGAGATACATCCATCAATGGGATTTGCCACGAGAGAGATCAAAACAGAGGAAGtgttagaggaagaagaagaagaagagagaggaaAGATATTTGGAGAATCATGTACGAATGGGTCAACGTCAAAAAGTTCATCGGAATGGAGAAACTCTCTGAAGACCGACGATCCTTTTTCCTCCTCCTCTCGTCGGAGTTGCCCAAAATGGGAATCTTACACCGTCTTCCAAAAATACGATGAAGAAATGACTTTTCTCACTAGAATCTCTGCTCAAAAGCTTCAAGAATCAG aaaCGTTGAAGTCAATCATGGTAGAGCCAAGATCGATCTCAGAGAGGATCGTTCACAAGTTATCATCAAACGTACACAAGAGAAAGCAACAAAACACAAGTAGTAACGCGCCAAGACCAAATCCATACGTGGAACTAGAATCAGCTTACGTTGCACAGATATGCATAACATGGGAAGCTCTAAGTTGGAACTACAAAAGCTTCGAGAGAAAAAGATCATCCACGCAGCGAATCAGCTTCAACGACATCGGATGTCCCGCAGCAATCGCGGACCAGTTCCGTACGTTTCATATTCTATTACAAAGATACGTCGAGAACGAGCCTTATGAAAATGGAAGGAGACCTGAGATATATGCTCGAATGCGAACTCTTGCTCCCAAGCTGCTTCTTGTTCCTGAATATCATG ATtacgaggaggaagaagagaaagaagaggaagaggagggtTTCAAGTCGAGGATAACGTCAGCTGCGTTCTTGATGATAATGGAGGAGTGCATAAGAACATTCATGAACTTTCTCAAAGCTGATAAAGAGAAGCCTTGTCAAAAGATCATCAAAGCCTTCTTTGGCAGAACTAAACGAGGCTCTGTTGATCCAACCCTTGTCCATCTAATGAAGAAAGTCAACACAAAG AAAAAGACGAAGCTGAAAGAGATACGTAAAGGAGGAAAATacatgaagaagaaaaagatgagTATAGAGGAGGAAATGGAGATACTAATGGGACTAATAGACTTGAAAGTGGTGTCAAGAGTGTTGAGGATGAATGAAATGAATGAAGAGAAGTTGCATTGGTGTGAAGAGAAGATGAGCAAAGTTAAGATTATTCAAGATGGAAAGGCATTTCAAAGAGATTCGACTCCACTTTTCTTTCCTCCACATTGA